CCCGACGCGGCCAACATCCTCCCCTACGTCCCCGACGGCACCGACACCGCCGACCTCGAGCCCGACGACGAGGACGACGCCGACGCCATCCCCAAGTCGCTGGTGATCGACCCCACCTTCGACTGGGAGGACGACCGCCGGCCCCGTCGTCCGTGGAACGAGACGGTGATCTACGAGGCCCACGTCAAGGGCTTCACCCGCCTCCACCCCGACGTCCGGGAGGACCTGCAGGGCACCTACGGCGGGCTGGCGTCCGAGGCGTCGATCGCCCACCTCACCGAGCTCGGCGTCACCGCCGTGGAGCTGCTCCCGATCCACCACAGCATCGACGAGGAGTTCCTCCACGAGAAGGGCCTGTCGAACTACTGGGGCTACAGCTCGATCGGCTACCTGGCCCCCCACGCCGGCTACGCCGCCACCGGGTCCGACGGCGAGCAGATCCGCGAGTTCAAGGGCATGGTCAAGGCCCTGCACCGGGCCGGCATCGAGGTGATCCTCGACGTCGTCTACAACCACACGGCCGAGGGCAACCACCTCGGTCCCATGCTCTCGTTCAAGGGCGTCGACAACACGTCGTACTACCGGCTGATGCCCGACGACCCCCGCTACTACATGGACTTCACGGGGACCGGGAACTCGCTCAACCCGGTGAACCCGACGGTGCTGCGGCTCATCATGGACTCGCTGCGCTACTGGGTGATCGACTGCCACGTCGACGGCTTCCGCTTCGACCTGGCCAGCGCCCTGGCCCGCGAGCTCTACGACGTCGACCGGCTGTCGGCCTTCTTCGACGTCATCCACCAGGACCCGGTGCTCTCCCAGGTGAAGCTGATCGCCGAGCCCTGGGACGTCGGCCCCGGCGGCTACCAGGTGGGCAACTTCCCCGTGCTCTGGACCGAGTGGAACGGGATGTACCGCGACACCATGCGCGACTTCTGGCGGGGCAACGCCGGGGTGAGCGAGTTCGCGTCCCGGCTGACGGGCTCGAGCGACCTCTACGAGTCCGACGGGCGCTCGCCGGTGGCGTCGATCAACTTCATCACCGCCCACGACGGCTTCACCCTCGCCGACCTCACCGCCTACGACCAGAAGCACAACGAGGACAACCAGGAGGGCGGGCGGGACGGCACCGACGACAACCGCTCGTGGAACTGCGGCGTGGAGGGCCCCACCGACGACGCCGAGGTGCTGGCCCTGCGGGCCCAGCAGCGCCGCAACCTCATGACCACCCTGCTGGTGAGCCAGGGCGTCCCCATGGTCCTGGGCGGCGACGAGACGTGCCGCACCCAGGGCGGCAACAACAACGCCTGGTGCCAGGACAACGAGATCTCCTGGTTCGACTGGGACCACGACGCCGCCGCCCGGGAGATGTACGCCTTCACCCGACGCCTGGTGGCCCTGCGGCGTGAGCACCGGGTCTTCCGCCGCCGCCACTTCCTCCAGGGCGACACCCGCGACAGCGCGGTGCTGCCCGACGCCTGGTGGTTCCGACCCGACGGGCGTCGCATGACCACCCGGGACTGGGACCAGGCCGACGGCCACACCGTCGGCCTCTTCCTCAACGGCGAGCAGTTCCCGTACCCCGACAGCAGGGGTCGCCCCATCACCGACGACTCCTTCCTGCTGCTGTTCAACGCCCACTTCGACGACGTCGAGTTCGTGCTGCCGGCGCGCCGCTTCGGCACCACGTGGGCCGTGGAGCTGACGACGGTCGACCCCGCCGTCGAGCCCGGGGCCTGGACCGTCCCCACCCGGGGCACGGTGGCGGTGGCCTCCCGGTCGATCACCATCCTCAAGCGGGTGGCCCCGGTGCGCCGTGGCTGAGGGGCCCGGCGGCCTGCCGCTGCTCGCGACCTACCGGGTGCAGCTCACGCCCGAGCTCGACCTGGTGGCGCTGCGCGCCCTCGTGCCCTACCTGCGCGACCTCGGCATCTCGCACCTCTACCTGTCCCCGGTGCTGACGGCCCGCTCCGGGTCGACCCACGGCTACGACCAGGTCGACCCGACCACCGTCTCCGCCGCCCTGGGGGGCGAGGAGGCGCTGCGGGCCCTGGCCGCCGAGGGCATGGGCCTGGTGCTCGACATCGTGCCCAACCACATGGGCACCGGCGACGAGAACCGCTGGTGGTCCGACCCCGACCTCCGGGAGCGCTTCTTCGACCTCGACCCCGAGACCGGGCGGTGGCGGCGGTTCTTCGACGTCGACGACCTGGCCGCCCTCCGCCAGGAGGACGGGGAGGTCTTCGCCACCACCCACGCCAAGGTGCGCGAGCTGCTGGCCGACGGCACCGTGGCCGGGGTCCGGGTCGACCACCCCGACGGCCTGGCCGACCCCGCCGGCTACCTGGCCCGCCTGGACGAGGCCGCGCCCGGCGACGTGTGGGTGGAGAAGATCCTCCACACCGGCGAGGAGCTCCGGGACTGGCCGGTGTCGGGGACGGTGGGCTACGAGTTCCTCAACGACGTCACGGCCCTGTTCGTCGACCCCGCCGGGGCGGAGGACCTCACCGCCCTGTGGCACGAGGTCTCCGGCGACCCCCGGCCGTTCGTCGAGGTGGCGGCCGAGGCCGAGCGGGAGCAGGCCGTCACCACCTTCCGCCCCGAGGTCGAGCGCCTGGCCCGGGAGGCCGCCGCCTCCGGCCTCGACGACCTGGCCGACGTCGCCGCCCTCACCGACGCGGTGGCGTCGCTGCCGGTGTACCGGACCTACGTCGTGCCCGAGCGCGACGAGGTGGCCCCGGCCGACCGCGCCGCGGTGGCCGACGCCGGCATCGACGGTCGCCTGGCGCGGGTGCTGCTGCTGGAGGAGCGGGGCCACGACGCCTTCGTCACCCGGTTCCAGCAGACCACCCCGGCGGTGACGGCCAAGGGGGTCGAGGACACCGCCTTCTACAGGTACCTGCGGCTGCTCGCCCTCAACGAGGTCGGCGGCGACCCGGGCCGGTTCGGCCTCGACGTCGACGCCTTCCACGCGGCCAACGCGGAGAGGGCACGGCGCCACCCCCGGAACCTGCTGGAGACCTCGACCCACGACACCAAGCGCTCGGCCGACGTCCGGGCCCGGCTCGCCACCCTCGCCGGCCGGGCGGGGGACTGGGTCGAGCACGTGCACCGGTGGATGGAGGTCACCGCCCCCCTCGTGACCGATCAGGGCCCCGACGACCCCGAGCGCTACCTCGTCTTCCAGACGTTGCTCGGCGCCTGGCCCATCGACGCCGAGCGCCTGGAGGAGTACCTGCGGAAGGCCCTGCGGGAGGCCAAGCGGACGACGACCTGGGTGGACCCCGACGAGCAGCGGGAGGAGGCGGTGATCGGCTTCGCCACCGCCCTGCGCGGCCACCGGCCCTTCCTCGACACCTTCCTGCCCCTGGCCGCCGAGGTGGGCGCCGAGGGGGCCGAGGTGGGCCGGGCCATGGTGCTGCTCAAGCTGACCTGCCCGGGCGTGCCCGACGTGTACCAGGGCGACGAGCTCGAGGACCTGTCCCTCGTCGACCCCGACAACCGCCGCCCGGTCGACTGGGACCTCCGCCGGGAGGCCCTCGACGGGCTGCGCGCCGGCACGCCGCCCACCGACGACACCGCCAAGCTCGACCTGGTGCGCCGGGTCCTGGCCCTGCGGGCCGAGCGCCCCGGAGCCTTCGCCGGCGCCTACCGCCCGGTGGGGGCGGGCGCCGGGACCTGCGCGTTCACCCGGGGCGACGACGAGGTCCTGGTGGTGGTGGCGACCAGGCCCGACGCCGACGGCACCGTCGAGGTGCCGCCCGGGCCGTGGCGGGCCGTCCTGGCCGACGGGCCCGACGTCGGGGGAGGGGAGGCGGTGCCCGTCGCCCACCTCCTCGGCGGTCGACGTGGGGCCCTGTGGGTGGTGGGCCCGCCGGCGCCCGGCTGACCGCGCCGCAGCCCCCGACCGCCGGTCACCCTCGGTGGGCGCGCGGGGACGGAGCGGGCGCGACAGCCGAGAAGCACCCCGAAGGGTGAAAGTTTCGGGTGTTCACCCGAACGAGCACGGGTAACCCCGACACCGATGACAGCACCGGTCTCCACCCACCCCCGCCACCGCACCCGCACCGCCCGCTGCGACGTCGCCACCGCCCGCCGTACCGCCCCCGTGCCCAAGGGCGGCGGCGCCGACGGTGCGGTCGACGACGTCGACAGCGAGGTCTGGACCCTCCACGTGCGCTACCAGCGCACCCGGGCCACCGAGGACCTCGCCGCCCTGGTCGAGGAGTACCGGGCCTACGCCGCCTCCCTCGCCCGCCGCCTCTACCGCGAGGGGGTGCCCCTGGAGGACCTCCGCCAGGTCGCCATGGAGGCGCTGGTCATGGCCCTCCAGCGCTTCGACTGCGAGCGCGGCATCCCCTTCTGCGGCTTCGCCACCCCCACCATCCTCGGGGCGCTCAAGCGCCACTACCGCGACCAGGGCTGGTCGGTCCGCATCCCCCGGTCCCTGCAGGACCTGGCGGTGCCGGCCCGCGACGCCGCCGACCGCCTGGCCGCCGACCTGGGGCGCACGCCGCGACCCCAGGAGGTCGCCGACGAGATGGGCGTCGACCTCGACACCCTGCGCCAGGTCGACGCGGCCACCCACGCCCGGCGCACCTCGTCGCTCGATGCCCCGCCCCGCGAGGGCTCGGCCCCGACCGAGGTGGGCACCATCGACCGCGACCTCGACCTGATGGAGGACCTGACGGCGGTCACCGAGGCCATCCACGTCCTCGACGACCGCAGCCGCCAGGTGCTCTCGCTCTACTTCTTCGAGGAGCTCACCCAGACCGAGATCGCCGAGCGGTTCGGCGTGAGCCAGATGCAGGTCTCGCGCTGGATCCGCAGCGCCCTCGACCGGCTGCGCTCCCACCTCGTGGCCGGCTAGGCGAGCCCCCCGGGTCGGCGCCGTCACCCCGACGGGCGTTCCCGGGCCCCGCCCGTTTGGGCGGATCGACCGCCGGGCAGCAGCGCCCCATGCCTGCTGTGAGCACCTCCCACCCCACCCGACGATCGGCCGCCCCCCTCGGGGGAGGCGCCTCGTGAGGGCCGTCACCTGGCAGGGCTTCCACGACGTCCGGGTCGAGGAGGTCCCCGACCCGGCGATCGAGGAGCCGACCGACGCCGTCCTCCGCATCACCTCGAGCGGCCTGTGCGGGTCCGACCTCCACCTCTACGAGGTCCTGGGCGCGTTCATGGCCGAGGGCGACGTCCTCGGCCACGAGCCCATGGGGGTGGTGGAGGCGGTGGGCGCAGACGTGACCGGGCTCTCCGTGGGCGACCGGGTGGTCGTGCCCTTCCAGATCGCCTGCGGCCACTGCTTCATGTGCGACCGGGGCCTCCAGACCCAGTGCGAGACCACCCAGGTCCGCGACCAGGGGATGGGCGCCGCCTTGTTCGGCTACACCGAGCTCTACGGCCAGGTGCCGGGCGCCCAGGCCGAGTACCTGCGGGTGCCCCACGCCGACTACGGGCCCATCAAGGTGCCCGACGGCCCCGCCGACGACCGCTTCCTGTTCCTCTCCGACGTGCTGCCCACCGCGTGGCAGGCGGTGGCCTACGCGGAGGTCGGCCCCGGCGACACCCTCGCGGTCCTCGGTCAGGGACCCATCGGGTCCATGGCTGCCCGCATCGCCCGCCACCAGGGCGTGGAGACCGTCATCGTCATCGACCCCGAGACCGATCGGTTGGGGCGCGCTGCGGAGTGGGGCGCCGCCCCCCTGCCCTGGGAGGACCACGACCAGGTCGTGTCCTCGGTGCGGGAGATGACCGACGGGCGGGGCCCCGACGCCGTCATCGACGCGGTGGGCATGGAGGCCCACGGCTCCTCGGTGGCCGAGGCGGCCCAGAAGGCCACCGCCCTGCTCCCCGACGCCGTGGCCAAGAAGCTCATGACCACCGGCGGGGTCGACCGCCTGGCCGCGGTGAGCGCCGCCATCGCCATGGTGCGCCGGGGCGGGACCATCTCGCTGAGCGGCGTCTACGGCGGGGCGGCCGACCCGCTCCCGCTGATGACGATGTTCGACAAGCAGGTCACCGTGCGCATGGGCCAGGCCAACGTCCGCCGCTGGTCCGACGCCATCCTCCCGCTGCTCGAGGGGGACGACGACCCGCTGGGCGTCGACGACTTCGCCACCCACCACCTGACCCTCGACGAGGCCCCGGAGGCCTACGCCCGCTTCCAGGACAAGGAGCCCGGCGTCCACAAGGTCGTGTTCCGGCCGTAGCCGGGGCCGGGCGAGCGGCGGTGGGGCGGCCGGCCGGGCCCGGCTACCGGGCGGCCGTGCCGTCGGGGTCGCTGCGATCCACAAAGCGGTCACGCGCCCCCGGGCCGTCGAACCCGACGACCGTCCAGGCCCGGGGCAGCCCGGCGCGCCGGAGCGCCTCGACGCGGTGGTTGCCGTCCTCCAGCGAGAGCTGTCCGTCCCGGAAGGTGGCGATCACCGGGGCCACCTGTTCGCCCCCGGCCTCGATGCGGGCCGCCAGCTCCTCGACGTCGTCGCGCCAGCCCGAGTCCTCCACGGGCTCGACCACCGGGTGGCCCGCCGGCCCGGCCAGGCGGTGCAGCTGGTCGAGGGGCACCTCGACGGGCCCCAGCCACCAGAGCGACGCCTCGCCCAGCTGCTCGGCCAGGTCGGCGTTGTCGCTCCCCGGGCTGGCGAGGAAGTCGCCGACCCAGGTGTGGAGCTGGTCCTGCGCGGCGGCCTGGCGGGCGCCGTCGATGGTGTGGTCCCAGTCGTTGCTCACGGCGCCGGCGCTACCCGCGGCGCCCCCGGGCAACCTGGAGCGCGGGCGTTCACCCCTCCGGGGCGATGATGCCGCGCACGTGGTCGGCCTCGTCGTAGGTGCGGAGCAGCCAGCGATCGGCGAAGGGGTCGTGGTCCCACTCCGTGAGCCCGGTGTTGGTCGGACGGAGGTGGGCGCTCGTCGCCGGATCGGAGATGCCCAGCAAGACCCGCATCGAGGCCATGATGACCCCGGCGTGGCACACGGCCACGACCGTCTCGTCCTCGTGCTCGGCGGCCAGACGCCGGAGGGTGCGGGCCACGCGCTCGTGGAAGCCGTTCCAGCTGTCACCGCCGGGAGCGAACACGCGGTCGGGCTCCGCCTCCATGTCGAAGGAGCCGTAGCGCGCGTTGTAGTCCGCCCAGTCGACACCGTCGGCCTCACCGGTGTGGACCTCGCAGAGGTCGCAGTCGTAGCCGGCCACGTCGAGGCCCAGGCCCGGGGCGATGATCTCGGCCGTCTCGATGGCCCGGGGCAAGATGCTCGCGACGAGGGTGTCGGCCTCGATGCGCCCAGTGGCACTCAGGTGGTCCCGCAGGGCGGCGGCCTGGGCCCGACCCAGGGGGGTCAGCCCACCGCACCCCACCGGACCGGCGATGGGCCCGTGGAAACCGGCATGGGCGTCGCCGTGGCGAACGAGGACCAGTCGCATCAGCTCGGCTCTCCGACGAGGGCGGGCGTACGTGCCTCACCTGTGTCGCGGCGCATCACCCGAAGCCGGAGCCGGCCTCGCGGTCCGGCCGGAACCCGTGGTCGATGCCCCACAGCGCGGCCTGCGTGCGGCTGCCGACGTTGATCTTCCGGTACAGCTTCCGGGTGTGGGTCTTGATCGAGTTGCTGCTCAGGTAGAGCGCCTCGGCGATGGCGGCCGTCGAGAGCCCCTGGGTGATGAGGGCCAGCACCTCGCTCTCGCGCTCGGTGAGGCCGAAGTCGCGGCCCGGCCAGCGCTTCCCGGCCTCGGCCCGCTCGTCGGCCTGGGTGGCCCCCCGGCCGAGCTCGTGGGTGGCGACGACCCGCTCGCCGTCGTTGATCTTGACCAGCGAGCGGGCCAGGGCGTCCCCGGTGAGGCCCTTGGAGAGGAACCCCGAGGCCCCTGCGGCCAGGCTCGCCTCGATCTGGGTGGGGTCGTTGCCCCAGGTGTAGAGGGCGACGCGGTCCACCAGGGGGTGCTCGCGGACCTCCCGCACGCGGTCCTCGAAGCCTGTGAGGGCGAAGCACTCGAGGAGGGCCACGTCGGTGTGCTCGAGCGGGGTGCCGTGGTCGTTGCGCTCGACGATGCGCACCCGGTCGGCGTGCGGGGCCAGCAGCGCCGCGGTGCCCTGCACCACGATCTCGTAGTCGTCGATGACGACGACCCGGACGGCGTCGCCATGGCCGTTCGCGGTGCTCATCGTGGGTGGCCTGGGTTCATCGGTGCCTTCCGCCGGGTGGGGGGTGGGGCGGCACCCGCCCACTGCGCACCGAGCGGTGCAGAGGAGGTGAGGGCTGGGGGTGACGGGTTGTGCGCCCTCGCCGGGTGCACATCGGCCCTAGCCCGCGCCGCGGGGTGCGAAACGCATGCCGCCCGGGTCGCGCCGATCTCGCCCGGACGGGTCACCCCTGCTCACCGGCGCCGGCCCGGGCCGCGACCAGCGCGTCCTCGGCCCGGGCGAGCTCGGCGCGCGCCGCCTCGGCCTCCTCGGCGGTCGCCTCCAGCCGGCGCTGGGCCTCCTCCACCTCGGCGGCGCACGCCTCCACCCGCGCCTCCGCGGCGGCGAGGGCGTCGGCCGCCGCGTCGCGGGCGGCGGTCGCCTCGGCCACCGCCGCCTGGTGCGCAGCGCGCTCCCGGGCCTCCCGCTCCCGGGCCTCCTCCCGTTCCCGGGCCTCCTGCTCCTGGGCCTCCCGCTCGGCGGCCCGGCGCGCCGCGGTGGTGCGGTCGGCGGCGGAGGACCGGCTGGCGTCGTCGGTGGCCGCGTCGCCGGTGGCTGCGTCGTCGGTGGCCGCCTCGTCGGAGGAGCGTCGACGGCGCGGCGTCGGGCGACGTGCGGGGCCCCGGCGGGGCGCGGGCGACGGGGTCTCGCCGGCCGGCTCCACGACGGGGGCGGGGGAGATCCCGCCCTCGGTGTCGGGGGCGGGCAGGGCGAGCAGGCGCCCCTCCCCCCAGGCCTGGCGGGAGCCGGGGTCGGCCAGCACCTGGCGGGCCGCCAGGGCCACCTCGGCCGACCCACCGGCCGCCTCCGCCACCTCGTCGAGAGCGGTCCGCAGCGCGCCCATGGCGGCGCGCACCCGGCCTCCCCGGCCTGCTTGGGCCTCCTCCAGGTCGATGGCGGCGGTCGAGGCCTGCGCCACCAGGTCGGGATCGGCCCGGCCGATGTCGACCAGCTGCCACACGATCCGGAGCGGCTTGCGCACCCCGGCCAGTGCCGCGGCCTCCTCCCGGCGCCCCTCGACGCGGAGCGCCCGGGCCCGCTCCGTGCGGGTGGCAACGAAGGCCTCCGGCCCGGCCGCCACCAAGGCGACGACTTCCTCGTCGGGCGGGTCCACCACGGAGTCAGCCTGCCAGGCGGGCACCCGGAGGGGCCGTTTGACCCTCACCCCTTCGGGGGAGCGGCGGCGGCATGGAGTGGTCGCTCGGCTGGGACATCGTCGGGCGCATGGCCGTGGCCATGGCCCTCGGTGCCCTGATCGGCCTGGAGCGCGAGGTGCGCGACCACCCCGCCGGGCTGCGCACCCATGCCGCGGTGGCCCTCGGCGCCGCCGTCTTCGGCGTGATCTCCACCGTCGGCTTCTCCGAGATCGCCGCTCCCCGGTCCGAGACCAACCTCCAGGCCGACGTGACCCGGGTGGCGTCCCAGGTGGTCGTGGGCATCGGCTTCCTCGGGGCCGGCCTGATCTTCCGCCGGGGCGGCGCCATCAGGAACCTCACCACCGCGGCCTCACTGTGGGTGACCGCCGCCGTCGGCCTGGCCTCGGGGGTCGGCGATCCCGGCGTGGCCGTGGTCGGGACCCTCCTCATGGTCGGCATCCTGGCCGCCCTGCGCGGTCCGCAGCGCTGGTTGCTCGACCGCACCGGCCGGGCGCGGGGTCGCCTGCAGATCACCGTCGCCGAGGACGGGGTGCCGTCCGACCTGCGGGCCGCGGTCGAGGCCGAGGACGTCCGCGTCGACCGGTGGCGCACGGAGAAGCACGACGGGCGGGTGGTGGTCGAGGCCCGGGTGTCGGCCCGCACCGCAGCCCGGCTCGACGAGGGCATCGGGGCGGTGGCCACCGCCCCCGCGGTCCACGACCTGCGCCTCCGCTGAACGGCGCCGCACGCCCCACTTGTGTCGCAGGGGTGGTGCGAGGCAGTGCGAGCCATGCCCTCCTCCCCGTCCGTGGCCGTCCTCCTCGACGTCGACGGCTCGCTCATCGACAGCAACTGGCTCCACACCCTGGCCTGGCACCGCGCCCTCCGCCGTCACGACCACGAGGTGGCGATGTACCGCATCCACCCGCTGATCGGGATGGGCGGGGACCGCCTGGTGCAGGAGCTGGTGGGCCACGGGGTCGACGGCGCCGGCGACACCCACCAGGAGGAGTACGACGCGCTGGCCGGCGACGTGTGCGTGCTGCCCGGGGCACGGGACCTCGTGCGCGCCATCCGCGACGCCGGGGCCCAGCCGGTGCTGGCCACCTCGTCGCGGCCCGAGGCCCTGGCCCCGGCCCGGGAGCTGCTCGACGTGGAGGAGCACCTGGGCGACGTCACCGACTCGGGTGACGTCGAGGACCCGAAGCCCTCCCCCGACATCTTCGCCACCGCCCTGGAGCGGGCGGGCGTCCCGCCCGAGCGGGCCGTGGCCGTGGGCGACACCGGGTGGGACATGCAGTCCGCCCGGGCCGCCGGGGTGCCCGCCATCGGCCTGCTCACCGGCGGGTGGCGGGGCCCCGAGCTGGTGGCCGAGGGGGCGGCGGAGATCTACGAGGACGCCGCCTCGCTGACCGAGGACCTCGCCCTCAGCATCATCGGGCGGGCCCTCGAGCGGGCCTGACGGCGGAGGGAGGCCCAAGACCCGGGACCTTCCGCTCGGGCCCGCCTGCACGTCGGCGGACGGTGCCGCCCGGTGCGGGCGGCGGGCCGGCTGCCACCGACCCGCCGCCACCGGTCAGGAGGGCCCGCCGTCCTCGGCGTCGTCGGGCCGGGGGTAGCCGAGCTCGTGGGTCTCCTTGCCGTCGGCCTCCTCCTCGAAGCGGGCCTCAGCCTCCTCCTCGGAGTCGCTCTCGGCGGCGACCCTCTCGGCCACCTCCTCGTCACGGGCCACGTCCTGGCCGAACCAGTCGTCGACGGTGCTGTTCTCGGGCTCGCGGACCTCGCCGTCGGGCATGGGGATCTCCTTCGTCGGTGGAGGACGGGACCTTCCCGGCGGGCCCAGGAGGAAACAGGGCGTGGGGAACGGGCGGGCACGGGGTGGGGGGCCGGGG
Above is a window of Iamia majanohamensis DNA encoding:
- the glgX gene encoding glycogen debranching protein GlgX is translated as MTEVWPGAPFPLGATWDGEGVNFSLFSENATRVELCLFAPDGTEERLEVAERTNLHWHCYVPGCGPGTRYGYRVHGPYTPEDGLRFNPAKLLIDPYAKAIEGGVDPDAANILPYVPDGTDTADLEPDDEDDADAIPKSLVIDPTFDWEDDRRPRRPWNETVIYEAHVKGFTRLHPDVREDLQGTYGGLASEASIAHLTELGVTAVELLPIHHSIDEEFLHEKGLSNYWGYSSIGYLAPHAGYAATGSDGEQIREFKGMVKALHRAGIEVILDVVYNHTAEGNHLGPMLSFKGVDNTSYYRLMPDDPRYYMDFTGTGNSLNPVNPTVLRLIMDSLRYWVIDCHVDGFRFDLASALARELYDVDRLSAFFDVIHQDPVLSQVKLIAEPWDVGPGGYQVGNFPVLWTEWNGMYRDTMRDFWRGNAGVSEFASRLTGSSDLYESDGRSPVASINFITAHDGFTLADLTAYDQKHNEDNQEGGRDGTDDNRSWNCGVEGPTDDAEVLALRAQQRRNLMTTLLVSQGVPMVLGGDETCRTQGGNNNAWCQDNEISWFDWDHDAAAREMYAFTRRLVALRREHRVFRRRHFLQGDTRDSAVLPDAWWFRPDGRRMTTRDWDQADGHTVGLFLNGEQFPYPDSRGRPITDDSFLLLFNAHFDDVEFVLPARRFGTTWAVELTTVDPAVEPGAWTVPTRGTVAVASRSITILKRVAPVRRG
- the treY gene encoding malto-oligosyltrehalose synthase, with translation MAEGPGGLPLLATYRVQLTPELDLVALRALVPYLRDLGISHLYLSPVLTARSGSTHGYDQVDPTTVSAALGGEEALRALAAEGMGLVLDIVPNHMGTGDENRWWSDPDLRERFFDLDPETGRWRRFFDVDDLAALRQEDGEVFATTHAKVRELLADGTVAGVRVDHPDGLADPAGYLARLDEAAPGDVWVEKILHTGEELRDWPVSGTVGYEFLNDVTALFVDPAGAEDLTALWHEVSGDPRPFVEVAAEAEREQAVTTFRPEVERLAREAAASGLDDLADVAALTDAVASLPVYRTYVVPERDEVAPADRAAVADAGIDGRLARVLLLEERGHDAFVTRFQQTTPAVTAKGVEDTAFYRYLRLLALNEVGGDPGRFGLDVDAFHAANAERARRHPRNLLETSTHDTKRSADVRARLATLAGRAGDWVEHVHRWMEVTAPLVTDQGPDDPERYLVFQTLLGAWPIDAERLEEYLRKALREAKRTTTWVDPDEQREEAVIGFATALRGHRPFLDTFLPLAAEVGAEGAEVGRAMVLLKLTCPGVPDVYQGDELEDLSLVDPDNRRPVDWDLRREALDGLRAGTPPTDDTAKLDLVRRVLALRAERPGAFAGAYRPVGAGAGTCAFTRGDDEVLVVVATRPDADGTVEVPPGPWRAVLADGPDVGGGEAVPVAHLLGGRRGALWVVGPPAPG
- a CDS encoding sigma-70 family RNA polymerase sigma factor, whose translation is MTAPVSTHPRHRTRTARCDVATARRTAPVPKGGGADGAVDDVDSEVWTLHVRYQRTRATEDLAALVEEYRAYAASLARRLYREGVPLEDLRQVAMEALVMALQRFDCERGIPFCGFATPTILGALKRHYRDQGWSVRIPRSLQDLAVPARDAADRLAADLGRTPRPQEVADEMGVDLDTLRQVDAATHARRTSSLDAPPREGSAPTEVGTIDRDLDLMEDLTAVTEAIHVLDDRSRQVLSLYFFEELTQTEIAERFGVSQMQVSRWIRSALDRLRSHLVAG
- a CDS encoding zinc-dependent alcohol dehydrogenase produces the protein MRAVTWQGFHDVRVEEVPDPAIEEPTDAVLRITSSGLCGSDLHLYEVLGAFMAEGDVLGHEPMGVVEAVGADVTGLSVGDRVVVPFQIACGHCFMCDRGLQTQCETTQVRDQGMGAALFGYTELYGQVPGAQAEYLRVPHADYGPIKVPDGPADDRFLFLSDVLPTAWQAVAYAEVGPGDTLAVLGQGPIGSMAARIARHQGVETVIVIDPETDRLGRAAEWGAAPLPWEDHDQVVSSVREMTDGRGPDAVIDAVGMEAHGSSVAEAAQKATALLPDAVAKKLMTTGGVDRLAAVSAAIAMVRRGGTISLSGVYGGAADPLPLMTMFDKQVTVRMGQANVRRWSDAILPLLEGDDDPLGVDDFATHHLTLDEAPEAYARFQDKEPGVHKVVFRP
- a CDS encoding ParB N-terminal domain-containing protein, yielding MSNDWDHTIDGARQAAAQDQLHTWVGDFLASPGSDNADLAEQLGEASLWWLGPVEVPLDQLHRLAGPAGHPVVEPVEDSGWRDDVEELAARIEAGGEQVAPVIATFRDGQLSLEDGNHRVEALRRAGLPRAWTVVGFDGPGARDRFVDRSDPDGTAAR
- a CDS encoding histidine phosphatase family protein, with product MRLVLVRHGDAHAGFHGPIAGPVGCGGLTPLGRAQAAALRDHLSATGRIEADTLVASILPRAIETAEIIAPGLGLDVAGYDCDLCEVHTGEADGVDWADYNARYGSFDMEAEPDRVFAPGGDSWNGFHERVARTLRRLAAEHEDETVVAVCHAGVIMASMRVLLGISDPATSAHLRPTNTGLTEWDHDPFADRWLLRTYDEADHVRGIIAPEG
- a CDS encoding response regulator transcription factor, encoding MSTANGHGDAVRVVVIDDYEIVVQGTAALLAPHADRVRIVERNDHGTPLEHTDVALLECFALTGFEDRVREVREHPLVDRVALYTWGNDPTQIEASLAAGASGFLSKGLTGDALARSLVKINDGERVVATHELGRGATQADERAEAGKRWPGRDFGLTERESEVLALITQGLSTAAIAEALYLSSNSIKTHTRKLYRKINVGSRTQAALWGIDHGFRPDREAGSGFG
- a CDS encoding MgtC/SapB family protein; translation: MEWSLGWDIVGRMAVAMALGALIGLEREVRDHPAGLRTHAAVALGAAVFGVISTVGFSEIAAPRSETNLQADVTRVASQVVVGIGFLGAGLIFRRGGAIRNLTTAASLWVTAAVGLASGVGDPGVAVVGTLLMVGILAALRGPQRWLLDRTGRARGRLQITVAEDGVPSDLRAAVEAEDVRVDRWRTEKHDGRVVVEARVSARTAARLDEGIGAVATAPAVHDLRLR
- a CDS encoding HAD family hydrolase, which codes for MPSSPSVAVLLDVDGSLIDSNWLHTLAWHRALRRHDHEVAMYRIHPLIGMGGDRLVQELVGHGVDGAGDTHQEEYDALAGDVCVLPGARDLVRAIRDAGAQPVLATSSRPEALAPARELLDVEEHLGDVTDSGDVEDPKPSPDIFATALERAGVPPERAVAVGDTGWDMQSARAAGVPAIGLLTGGWRGPELVAEGAAEIYEDAASLTEDLALSIIGRALERA